In one Plasmodium falciparum 3D7 genome assembly, chromosome: 14 genomic region, the following are encoded:
- a CDS encoding coatomer subunit beta, putative, translated as MSNFEIDNNCTLYICTDNCEVPTNNEIQKKLESQNVDKKIEGMENLIFNIIQGVSYENLLMCVIRYIVPHKDHRLKKMCHIFFEIVDKCNSDGSLKEEMILVCNALRNDIISPNEYVRGSTLRLLSKIKYLKILDPLMETITKNLGHRHSYVRKNAITCIHTIIKHHGVDIIPNAVKEVEKILFLEGDISTKRSALAMLTDIDPLTTLKYILSLNDQLYDTADVILLEVIHLFKKLYIPHVFDDSYLLINDEDKDDDDENNDENNDKESDEEDDHGDDHNDYNINSNLKEEEKYKYNYNDPIYDENKNNKENNLLDYKKINNIHNITSNERYSQSTNHIYTQNNKIGDTYKYISNKSNNVIHHKNEYKELGEELNLLSEDINFKQKKLNENNYNQYKNHVIKILLNMLSKNVSYSVLYEGACCLLYMSTSALSIKTACECFIKLLINQHDNNIKLIVIDKLYYIMCKWKNILENYAMDLLRALNFPSRDIKVKILNLVLHVLTKRNVHLVLNVLKKELLKLNDQVVYTKHIITTTNNNNNNTNMNMSNNNNDNNDNNNNNNNNNNNNNNNNNSNNNSSNNNNNNLSTNYQEVTSYKKILIKSLQHICNLYSSECLHIVDLLLIYVNHNEQDINYEAAVCIRKLVKNNNFQNNILEKMIDSIFDIKKATILRIFFWVIGQYMFNEHMIINFLNNLYDNLSPLLNNSLENDMINKIQNERFKKNGNINFNLSNSNIQTKTVILEDGTYATEAFLKNQNICNKNNDKNKENTFVYNILYENDDILLSVICVSLTKLYLKLLSKMNNSFDFILNQNEIICSKEKKEMKHSLIKHEHFLNHVTNNNTLDTEECVISKDPNRISTNSENKITEHDINEYRNKCIYILASIIKYIGEKNSKPDSNNIYEYDSNVIRINQCLKIFFYLTANKKELDEQSKKLIKIFIDGDYYYNKFLEKEEEKYCSIYGSNYKYMKRNNMYANKTNGGNKTFDGNNTFDGNNTFDGNNTFDGNNILEKSTYSRNKLFLNDQGEKENVDDDIYFRVLKEKKNILNMLDEETSSVCINENLEKLKLKYTLNNDMLFEENEFQYPSIKYNYSSLFLAKLYNSQILTGTDDDIFIEALPIISNVNLIIEIYVYNQSNVYLQNIYINLSTHGNLKPIDKIPEFNLAPNEKKKFKISVKVHTTEAGIIFGYVFYERKNDNHKNYIVLNELHINMTDYINASFISSHLFRIMWSEFEWENKINIHTSIRDAFELLKLIIKNTNMTIVERFMPLEYYDMEIKNNVNQVNISPIDIYISYISTLEDLKCLVNNSAFFSVNLFSRSIFGEDSLANLSVQKSADGKLSGSIRVRSRTQGIALSLGDKLTLLQTGINADM; from the exons atgaGCAACTTTGAAATTGATAATAATTGCACTCTTTATATATGTACGGATAATTGTGAGGTCCCAACGAATAATGAGATTCAGAAAAAGTTAGAGAGTCAAAATGTGGATAAGAAAATTGAAGGAATGGAGAATTtgatatttaatataattcaaGGAGTATCATATGAGAATTTATTAATGTGTGTTATTAGATATATAGTTCCTCATAAAGATCATAGATTAAAAAAGATgtgtcatatattttttgaaattgTTGATAAATGTAATTCAGATGGTAgtttaaaagaagaaatgatACTAGTATGTAATGCCTTAagaaatgatataatatctCCGAATGAATATGTAAGAGGTTCTACTTTAAGGTTAttaagtaaaataaaatatttaaaaattttagatCCATTAATGGAAACGATTACAAAAAATTTAGGCCATAGACATAGTTATGTTAGAAAAAATGCAATAACATGTATACATACAATTATAAAACATCATGGAGTAGATATTATTCCAAACGCTGTTAAAGAggttgaaaaaatattattcttaGAAGGTGATATATCCACAAAACGTAGTGCATTGGCCATGTTAACAGATATCGATCCTTTAACAACACTAAAATATATCCTATCCTTGAATGATCAGTTATATGATACAGCAgatgttattttattagaaGTTATTCATTTGTTTAAAAAGTTATATATTCCTCATGTTTTTGATGATTCCTATTTGTTAataaatgatgaagataaaGACGACGACGATGAAAACAACGATGAAAACAATGACAAAGAAAGTGATGAGGAGGATGATCATGGTGATGATCacaatgattataatatcaATTCAAATTTGAAGGAGGAGGAAAAGTACAAGTACAACTATAATGATCCTATATATGatgagaataaaaataataaagaaaataaccTTTTAgattataaaaagataaataatatacataatattaccTCGAATGAAAGGTATTCACAAAGTacaaatcatatatatacacagaataataaaataggtgatacatataaatatatatcaaataaaagtaataatgtAATACATCATAAGaatgaatataaagaattaggagaagaattaaatttattaagtgaagatataaattttaaacagaaaaaattaaacgaaaataattataatcaatataaaaatcatgtaattaaaatattgttaAATATGCTTAGTAAAAACGTAAGTTATAGTGTATTATATGAAGGTGCATgctgtttattatatatgagtACATCTGCCTTAAGTATAAAAACAGCTTGTGaatgttttattaaattattaataaatcaacatgataataatattaaattaattgtTATCGATAagttgtattatattatgtgtaAATGGAAAAACATATTGGAAAATTATGCAATGGATTTATTGAGAGCTTTAAATTTCCCTTCACGTGACATAAaagttaaaatattaaatttggTATTGCATGTGTTGACTAAGAGAAATGTACACCTAGTATTAAACGTATTAAAAAaggaattattaaaattgaaTGATCAAGTGGTATATACCaaacatattattacaacaacaaataataataataataatacaaacatGAATATGagcaacaataataatgataataatgataataataacaacaacaataataacaacaacaacaacaacaataataataatagcaataataatagtagcaataataataataacaatttgtCAACAAACTATCAAGAAGTTACAAGctataaaaaaattcttataaAATCACTTCAACATATTTGTAATTTATATTCTAGTGAATGTTTACATATCGTAGACCTTCttcttatatatgtaaatcaTAATGAACaagatataaattatgaagCTGCTGTTTGTATACGTAAACTagtcaaaaataataactttCAAAATAACATACTTGAAAAAATGATAGATTCCATATTCGATATTAAAAAAGCTACAATCctaagaatttttttttgggttATAGGACAATATATGTTTAACGAACATATGATCATAAATTTTctgaataatttatatgataatttatctcctctattaaataatagtttagaaaatgatatgataaataaaatacaaaatgaaagatttaaaaaaaatggaaatattaattttaatttatcaaatTCAAATATACAAACCAAAACAGTCATATTAGAAGATGGCACATATGCTACTGAagcatttttaaaaaatcaaaatatatgtaataaaaataatgataaaaataaggaaaatacatttgtatataatattttatatgaaaatgatgatatactTTTATCTGTTATTTGTGTATCtttaacaaaattatatttaaaattattatcaaagatgaataattcatttgatttcattttaaatcaaaatgaaattatttgttcaaaagaaaaaaaagaaatgaaacaTTCCTTAATAAAGCATGAACATTTTCTTAATCAtgttacaaataataatacattagACACGGAAGAGTGTGTTATATCAAAGGATCCAAATAGGATTTCAACAAATTCAGAGAACAAGATAACAGAACATGATATTAATGAGTATAGAAATaagtgtatttatattttggctagtattattaaatatataggaGAAAAAAATTCGAAACctgatagtaataatatatatgaatatgataGTAACGTTATAAGGATAAATCAATGCTTGAagatttttttctatttgaCAGCtaacaaaaaagaattagATGAACAAAGTAAAAagttgataaaaatatttatagatggagattattattataacaaattTTTAGAAAAGGAAGAAGAGAAGTATTGTAGTATATATGGTTcgaattataaatatatgaaaagaaataaCATGTATGCAAATAAGACAAATGGTGGTAATAAAACATTTGATGGTAATAACACATTTGATGGTAATAACACATTTGATGGTAACAACACATTTGATGGTAACAACATATTGGAGAAGAGCACATATTCAAggaataaattatttttaaatgatcaaggagaaaaggaaaatgtcgatgatgatatatatttcagagtattaaaagaaaagaaaaatatattaaatatgttaGATGAAGAGACATCATCTGTATGTATTAATGAGAatttagaaaaattaaaattaaaatatacattaaataatgatatgttgtttgaagaaaatgaatttCAATATCCatctataaaatataattattcttcCTTATTTCTAGCCAAGTTATATAATTCACAAATTTTAACAGGAACAGATGatgatatttttatagaaGCATTACCAATAATATCAAAtgttaatttaataattgaaatttatgtatataatcaATCCAAtgtatatttacaaaatatctatattaatttatcaaCACATGGAAATTTAAAACCTATCGATAAAATACCAGAATTTAATTTAGCGccgaatgaaaaaaaaaaatttaaaataagtGTAAAAGTACATACCACAGAAGCTGGAATTATATTCGGATATGTATtttatgaaagaaaaaatgacaatcataaaaattatattgttttaaatgaattacatattaatatgacTGATTATATAAACGCCTCCTTTATATCTTCTCATTTGTTTCGTATTATGTGGTCTGAGTTTGAAtgggaaaataaaattaatatccATACATCCATAAg GGATGCATTTGAATTACTCAaactaattataaaaaataccaATATGACGATTGTTGAGAGATTTATGCCTCTTGAATATTACGAtatggaaataaaaaataacgtAAACCAAGTAAACATAAGCCCTATAGATATATacatttcttatatttcGACCTTGGAAGATTTAAAATGCTTAGTTAATAATTCGGCATTTTTCTCGGTTAATTTGTTTTCAAGAAGTATATTTGGAGAAGATTCGCTAGCTAACCTGTCTGTTCAGAAAAGTGCCGACGGAAAATTGTCTGGTAGCATAAGAGTTCGTAGCAGAACACaa gGTATCGCTCTTAGTTTAGGAGATAAATTAACACTCCTTCAAACGGGAATAAATGCAGacatgtaa
- a CDS encoding mitochondrial ribosomal protein L15 precursor, putative, producing MIKNGNLLKRNLLRNGLCSDFFFFFFKSNCYINHNKKGNFISINYFSNEVKRNKENEIQVAKHFREIFHDGSEKNFECHPFNRRFAYSKKSFFPIEARNLRSLGLNRQKKKKRGRGDKCSGKGIRDKHKHRKSGRPNSRTFESGRTPLYRRLPKWPEAWLSRQKKNYDCLNLSKLRYFIEKGRLDTRFPITQRHLNDSKCVKVKNGVKLFNINDYPFPYKIDIEVSHADQSSIDVIKKVGGSVTIIYMERVNLRAHIKPYKFDILPKTARPNLDMIHFLEKMKSKGCIVKYIKPLWLIEEEKRIINELIEIQENEKLSHLMEKNVHNNNNLHVNDLTMEDSQEHDHVKDKLLQKYRLQYTKLGHHP from the coding sequence atgataaaaaatggtaatttgttaaaaagaaatttattgAGAAACGGTCTATGTTccgatttttttttttttttttttaaaagtaattgttatataaatcataataaaaaagggaACTTTATTTCAATAAACTATTTTAGTAATGAggtaaaaagaaataaagaaaacGAAATACAAGTTGCTAAACATTTTAGAGAAATATTTCATGATGGTTCTGAAAAAAATTTCGAGTGTCATCCTTTTAATAGACGTTTCGCATATAGTAAGAAAAGTTTTTTCCCTATAGAAGCTCGTAATTTACGTTCTTTAGGTTTAAATCGtcagaagaaaaaaaaaagaggaagAGGTGATAAATGTTCAGGTAAAGGAATAAGAgataaacataaacatagAAAATCCGGAAGACCAAATAGTCGTACTTTTGAAAGTGGTCGTACTCCTTTATATAGAAGATTACCAAAATGGCCAGAAGCCTGGTTAAgtagacaaaaaaaaaattatgattgTTTAAATTTATCAAAACTAAGATATTTTATTGAAAAAGGTAGATTAGATACACGTTTTCCTATAACACAAAGACATTTAAATGATTCAAAATGTGTTAAAGTAAAAAATGGAGTGAaactatttaatattaatgattatCCTTTTCCATATAAAATAGATATTGAAGTCTCTCATGCTGATCAATCATCCATAGATGTTATCAAAAAAGTTGGTGGATCAGttactattatttatatggaaAGAGTTAATTTAAGAGCACATATTAAACCATACAAATTCGATATATTACCAAAAACAGCTAGACCTAACCTTGATATGATACACTTCctagaaaaaatgaaatcgAAAGGTTGTAtagttaaatatattaaaccaTTATGGTTaatagaagaagaaaaaagaattatcaaTGAATTAATCGAAATacaagaaaatgaaaaattatctcatcttatggaaaaaaatgtacacaataataataatcttcATGTTAATGACCTTACTATGGAGGATTCACAAGAACACGACCACGTCAAGGATAAATTGTTGCAAAAATATAGACTCCAGTATACAAAGTTGGGACATCACCCATGA
- a CDS encoding diphthamide biosynthesis protein 2, putative: MHDIVERYELKLLINIILNNNYKNVAIQLPDCMLKDSLCITNLLKNEFQKYNKEIIFNESIKNNGSINRNDSECSPYCCKEKKNGEDLHTNEKKKNNCNDNKMDDDKGNIKSSVHVDVVENNNNNNEHNNEHNNEHNNEHNNEHNNEHNNEHNNEHNINHNNNNNNNNKDKHVNLYILGDTTLNECCEDYVSAEHVEADFLVHYGISCQSFITPFIPSIYIFNKQNIEDNFFHNIKQYLKNENVFKQNKTSIILCDASFAHVLPELVRCFFDKIEKNNNICTDLKNEEKKEINDSLSFYNYNNKVLYNVDDKMYVNKTFYEKGEDNYNECNITDLKNDNNRNNDDYYDNSEDDMIFTNIIVCLYRIANNINGKVCYGFFNNYVEFDIKDKIEDKYLFMCGRLVFKVFYNMKKEMIVYKIVEKKKEERQIYEENGDDELINNKNMNLFIFSSDNKNFINRCLLEYNNCNNIYIYDSKDIFIKDTRKIIDKVLLKRYSLIEKCKQVNNVGILISNVNLEKNKEIRILINYILRKNKKKCFTVVTNKLNTAKLENFYDIEIYILLTCPENNLLELKEFSKKIINPYEFFIAYNYIEWDGKYVFDFFELLNISSIKKEYQAIHNNKYFLWNMDADFFTIKNHHKDNKDNNDENVNVIIQQNNLVLEKYDHLIDTNLSISVEDQKKFITRFQEDSQMCTYFLNILKENNKREYKGVDINYNTDHVPHIVKGLYGIAQKYDTDIKHLKEQ, encoded by the coding sequence ATGCATGATATTGTTGAAAGGTAcgaattaaaattattgataaatataatattaaataataattataagaatGTAGCTATACAATTACCTGACTGTATGTTGAAAGATTCTCTTTGTATTACTAATCTTCTGAAAAATgaatttcaaaaatataataaggaaataatatttaatgaatctataaaaaataatggtaGTATAAATAGAAATGATAGTGAATGCTCTCCTTATTGTTGTAAGGAAAAGAAGAATGGGGAGGATTTAcatacaaatgaaaaaaaaaaaaataattgtaatgataataaaatggaTGATGATAagggaaatataaaaagttcTGTTCACGTTGATGTTgttgaaaataataacaacaataatgagCACAATAATGAGCACAATAATGAGCACAATAATGAGCACAATAATGAGCACAATAATGAGCACAATAATGAGCACAATAATGAGCACAATATTAAccacaataataacaataataacaataataaagataaacaTGTCAACCTTTATATTCTGGGAGACACCACTTTAAATGAATGCTGTGAAGATTATGTAAGTGCTGAACATGTTGAAGCAGATTTTTTAGTTCATTATGGAATCTCATGTCAATCATTTATTACGCCGTTTATTCcgtctatatatatatttaataaacaaaatatagaagataatttttttcataatattaaacaatatttaaaaaatgaaaatgtttttaaacaaaataaaacatccATAATTTTATGCGATGCCTCTTTTGCACATGTTTTACCTGAACTGGTCAGGtgtttttttgataaaatagaaaaaaataataatatatgtacagaCTTAAAGAATGaggaaaagaaagaaattaaTGACTCTTTaagtttttataattataataataaagtacTTTATAATGTGGATGACAAAATGtatgtaaataaaacattttatgaaaaaggagaggataattataatgaatgtAATATAAcggatttaaaaaatgataataatagaaataatgatgattattatgataacaGTGAAGATGATATGATATTTACGAATATTATTGTTTGTCTTTATCGAATAGCTAATAACATAAATGGGAAAGTGTGCTACGGTTTctttaataattatgttgAATTTGATATTAAAGATAAGATTGaagataaatatttatttatgtgtgGACGTTTGGTTTTTAAggttttttataatatgaaaaaagaaatgattgtttataaaattgttgagaaaaaaaaagaggagaGGCAAATATATGAAGAGAATGGAGATgatgaattaataaataataagaatatgaatttgtttatattttcatctgataataaaaattttataaatagatgtttattagaatataataattgtaataatatatatatatatgatagcaaggatatattcataaaagatacaagaaaaataattgataaggttttattaaaaagatatTCATTAATAGAAAAATGTAAACAAGTTAATAATGTTGGTATATTGATTTCTAATGttaatttagaaaaaaataaagaaataagaatattgattaattatattttacgaaaaaataaaaaaaaatgttttactgttgttacaaataaattaaatactgctaaattagaaaatttttatgatattgaaatatatatattattaacatgtCCTGAAAACAATTTATTAGAGTTAAAagaattttcaaaaaaaataattaatccttatgaattttttatagcatataattatatagaatGGGATGGAAAATATGTATTcgatttttttgaattattaaatatatcttctataaaaaaagaatatcaaGCTATACATAACAATAAGTATTTTTTATGGAATATGGATGCAGATTTTTTTACTATAAAAAATCATCATAAGGATAATAAGGATAACAATGATGAAAATGTGAATGTAATAAtacaacaaaataatttagTTCTCGAAAAATATGATCATTTAATAGATACTAATTTGTCCATATCTGTAGAAgatcaaaaaaaatttataacgCGCTTTCAAGAAGATTCTCAAatgtgtacatattttttgaatatattaaaagaaaataataaaagagaaTACAAAGGTGttgatataaattataatactgATCACGTCCCACATATAGTTAAAGGATTATATGGAATAGCACAAAAATATGATACCGATATCAAGCACTTAAAAGAACAATGA